The following coding sequences lie in one Heyndrickxia oleronia genomic window:
- the glmS gene encoding glutamine--fructose-6-phosphate transaminase (isomerizing), producing the protein MCGIVGYIGNQDAKELLLKGLEKLEYRGYDSAGIAVKNDQGVHVYKEKGRIADLREVVNNEMLATIGIGHTRWATHGVPSKENAHPHQSASGRFTLVHNGVIENYSLLQQEYLQGVTLKSETDTEIIVQLVEKFVSEGSNTKEAFRKTLTLLHGSYALALLDAENDDTIFVAKNKSPLLVGVGEEFNVIASDAMAMIQVTDQFIELMDKEMVIVTKNEIIIENLQGEKISREPYKALIDASDIEKGTYPHYMLKEIDEQPLVMRKIIQAYQDINGDLTIDSDIIQAMNEADRIYIVACGTSYHAGLVGKQMIEKLAEVPVEVHVASEMGYNMPLLSNKPLFIFISQSGETADSRAVLVKVKELGYKAITITNVPGSTLSREADYTLLLHAGPEIAVASTKAYTAQIAVLAILASVTGNKGDLDLVHELGIVANAMEVLCDSKEEFEKMAYEYFTLTRNAFFIGRALDYYVCLEGALKLKEISYIQAEGFAGGELKHGTIALIEDGTPIIALATQENVNWSIRGNVKEVVARGANPCIISMKGFETDEDRFVVPEVHELLTPLVSVVPLQLLAYYAALHRDCDVDKPRNLAKSVTVE; encoded by the coding sequence ATGTGCGGTATTGTAGGATATATTGGAAATCAAGATGCGAAAGAGCTTTTATTAAAAGGGTTAGAGAAGCTTGAATATAGAGGATATGATTCAGCAGGTATTGCTGTGAAAAATGATCAAGGTGTTCATGTTTATAAAGAAAAAGGACGTATTGCTGATCTTCGAGAAGTTGTTAATAACGAAATGTTAGCTACTATTGGAATTGGTCATACTCGTTGGGCAACTCATGGGGTGCCAAGCAAGGAAAATGCCCATCCACATCAAAGTGCATCCGGTCGATTTACACTTGTTCATAATGGGGTTATCGAAAACTATTCCTTATTACAACAAGAATACTTACAGGGTGTCACTTTAAAAAGTGAAACAGATACTGAAATTATTGTTCAGCTTGTAGAGAAATTTGTTTCAGAGGGATCAAATACTAAAGAAGCGTTTCGTAAAACATTAACACTTCTACATGGATCTTATGCTCTTGCATTACTAGATGCTGAAAATGATGATACGATTTTCGTTGCAAAAAATAAAAGCCCACTACTTGTTGGAGTAGGTGAAGAATTTAATGTCATTGCAAGTGATGCAATGGCAATGATTCAAGTAACTGATCAATTCATTGAGCTAATGGATAAAGAAATGGTAATTGTAACAAAGAATGAAATCATCATCGAAAATCTCCAAGGGGAAAAGATTTCAAGAGAACCTTATAAAGCATTAATAGATGCGAGTGATATCGAAAAAGGAACATATCCTCACTATATGTTGAAGGAAATTGATGAACAACCACTTGTGATGAGAAAAATCATTCAAGCTTACCAAGATATTAATGGTGATTTAACAATTGATTCTGATATCATTCAAGCGATGAATGAAGCTGATCGAATCTATATCGTTGCTTGTGGCACAAGCTATCATGCTGGTCTTGTTGGAAAGCAAATGATTGAAAAGCTTGCTGAGGTTCCAGTAGAGGTCCATGTTGCTAGTGAAATGGGCTATAATATGCCATTATTATCGAATAAGCCATTATTTATCTTCATCTCTCAAAGTGGAGAAACAGCAGATAGTCGTGCAGTACTCGTGAAGGTGAAAGAGCTAGGCTATAAAGCAATAACTATTACAAATGTTCCTGGATCAACATTATCCCGTGAAGCAGATTATACATTATTATTACATGCAGGTCCTGAAATTGCTGTTGCTTCAACGAAGGCGTACACTGCTCAAATTGCTGTACTAGCTATTCTAGCAAGCGTAACAGGCAATAAAGGTGATCTTGATCTTGTTCATGAACTTGGTATCGTGGCAAATGCGATGGAAGTTCTTTGTGATTCGAAGGAAGAATTTGAAAAGATGGCCTATGAATACTTCACACTTACACGCAATGCTTTCTTCATCGGGCGTGCCCTTGACTATTACGTATGTCTTGAAGGAGCTCTGAAGTTGAAGGAAATTTCCTATATTCAAGCTGAAGGATTTGCTGGCGGTGAATTAAAACACGGCACGATTGCCTTAATCGAAGATGGAACACCAATCATCGCATTAGCAACACAAGAAAATGTCAACTGGAGCATTCGTGGAAATGTAAAAGAAGTTGTCGCTCGTGGAGCCAACCCTTGCATTATCTCCATGAAAGGTTTTGAAACTGACGAAGACCGCTTCGTTGTTCCAGAAGTACATGAATTATTAACACCTCTTGTCTCTGTGGTACCGTTACAGCTACTTGCATATTATGCGGCATTACATCGTGATTGTGATGTGGATAAACCACGTAACTTAGCGAAGAGTGTGACGGTGGAATAA
- the glmM gene encoding phosphoglucosamine mutase, with protein sequence MGKYFGTDGVRGIANTELTPELAFKLGRCGGYVLTKNTDRPKVIIGRDTRISGHMLEGALVAGLLSTGAEVMRLGVISTPGVAYLTKALGAQAGVMISASHNPVADNGIKFFGSDGYKLSDEQEAEIEELLDQSVDHLPRPVGGDLGVVNDYFEGGQKYLQFLKQTVDEEFTDIHIALDCANGATSSLATHLFADLDADVSTMGASPDGLNINDGVGSTHPESLAAFVKEKEADVGLAFDGDGDRIIAIDENGEIVDGDQIMFICAKYLKGEARLKQGTVVSTVMSNLGFHKGLEELGIKSVQTAVGDRYVVEEMKNGGYNLGGEQSGHIIFLDYNTTGDGLLTGLQLVNIMKATNKKLSELAGEMKKYPQKLVNIRVSDKHHVTENEKVKEIIKQVEGEMAGDGRILVRPSGTEPLVRVMAEASTVEACESYVNKIAEVVKAEMGLPEE encoded by the coding sequence ATGGGTAAATATTTTGGTACAGATGGAGTTAGAGGAATAGCTAATACGGAATTAACACCTGAATTAGCCTTTAAACTAGGTCGCTGTGGTGGATATGTCTTAACGAAAAATACAGATAGACCCAAGGTGATCATTGGTCGAGATACACGCATTTCAGGACATATGCTAGAAGGCGCTTTAGTTGCAGGGTTATTATCTACTGGAGCTGAAGTGATGCGATTAGGTGTAATTTCTACCCCTGGGGTAGCTTATTTAACAAAAGCTTTAGGAGCCCAAGCGGGAGTTATGATCTCTGCTTCTCATAACCCAGTTGCTGATAATGGCATTAAATTTTTTGGTTCAGACGGATATAAGCTTTCAGATGAGCAAGAAGCTGAGATTGAAGAATTATTGGATCAATCCGTTGATCATTTGCCAAGACCTGTTGGTGGCGATCTTGGGGTAGTGAATGATTATTTTGAAGGTGGTCAAAAATATCTTCAATTTCTAAAACAAACCGTTGATGAAGAATTTACAGATATCCACATTGCTCTTGACTGTGCAAATGGGGCGACTTCTTCTTTAGCGACTCATTTATTTGCTGATTTAGATGCAGATGTTTCGACAATGGGTGCATCACCGGATGGATTAAATATTAATGACGGTGTCGGTTCAACCCATCCAGAAAGCTTGGCTGCGTTTGTGAAAGAAAAAGAAGCAGATGTAGGGCTCGCATTTGATGGAGATGGAGATCGAATTATTGCAATCGATGAAAATGGTGAAATCGTTGATGGCGATCAAATCATGTTTATTTGTGCGAAGTATTTAAAAGGTGAAGCTCGTCTTAAACAAGGGACGGTTGTCTCAACAGTAATGAGTAATCTTGGTTTCCATAAAGGTTTAGAAGAATTAGGAATAAAGAGTGTTCAAACAGCTGTAGGTGACCGATATGTTGTTGAAGAGATGAAAAATGGCGGCTATAACCTTGGTGGGGAACAGTCTGGTCATATTATTTTCTTAGATTACAATACAACGGGTGATGGGTTACTTACGGGTCTACAGTTAGTAAATATCATGAAAGCAACAAATAAAAAATTGTCCGAGTTAGCAGGCGAAATGAAAAAATACCCTCAGAAGCTTGTAAATATCCGTGTCAGTGATAAACATCATGTAACTGAAAACGAAAAAGTAAAAGAAATTATTAAACAAGTGGAAGGTGAGATGGCTGGAGACGGACGGATTCTAGTACGTCCATCTGGAACAGAGCCACTTGTTCGAGTAATGGCTGAAGCGTCAACAGTGGAAGCATGTGAAAGTTATGTGAATAAAATTGCTGAAGTAGTCAAAGCGGAAATGGGCTTACCAGAGGAATAA
- the sigW gene encoding RNA polymerase sigma factor SigW, translated as MELLVKKRIKQVLKGDQNAYEEIVEIYKDKVFQICYRMLGNLHEAEDIAQEAFIRAYINIHSFKEERKFSTWLYRIATNLCIDRLRKKKPDYYLDAEVAGTDGLTLYSQVAAAGKTPDIEVEDFELQETIQLAILSLPEKYRTVIVLKYLEELSLIEISEMLDLPLGTVKTRIHRGREALRKQLRNL; from the coding sequence ATGGAATTATTAGTTAAAAAAAGAATAAAACAAGTGTTAAAAGGCGACCAAAATGCATACGAGGAAATCGTAGAGATATATAAGGACAAAGTATTTCAAATATGCTACCGGATGTTAGGCAACTTACATGAAGCAGAGGATATTGCACAAGAAGCCTTCATTCGCGCCTATATCAATATTCACAGCTTTAAAGAGGAGAGGAAATTTTCAACCTGGTTATATCGGATTGCAACAAATCTATGTATTGATCGGTTAAGAAAGAAAAAGCCTGATTATTATCTTGATGCTGAGGTTGCAGGTACAGATGGCTTAACCTTGTATTCCCAAGTAGCGGCAGCGGGAAAAACACCAGATATAGAAGTTGAGGATTTTGAGTTGCAAGAAACGATACAGCTAGCTATTCTTTCTCTTCCTGAGAAGTATCGAACGGTTATTGTATTAAAATATCTTGAAGAGCTTTCATTAATTGAAATTAGTGAAATGCTAGATCTACCTCTAGGAACGGTGAAAACACGAATTCATAGAGGACGTGAAGCTTTGAGAAAGCAACTTCGAAATTTATAG
- the cdaA gene encoding diadenylate cyclase CdaA: MPFADFNFFDYIANIVDILLVWYVIYKLLMVIRGTKAVQVLKGIIVILIVRNLSNFLGLTTLDWIMAQTLDWGFLALIIIFQPEIRRALEQLGRGKLFSRGTMQEEEEQSRIIDAIVTATSYMAKRRIGALISIERETGLGDYIETGIPLNSAISSELLINIFIPNTPLHDGAVILQKNQVAAAACYLPLSESPFISKELGTRHRAAIGISEVTDSLTIVVSEETGAISLTKNSELHRDLKIEQFKELLQKEFMVSMNKQASSSIWNWRVKKRG; encoded by the coding sequence ATGCCGTTTGCAGACTTCAATTTTTTCGATTATATTGCAAATATTGTCGATATACTCCTAGTATGGTATGTCATATATAAACTTTTAATGGTGATCCGTGGTACAAAGGCAGTACAAGTATTAAAAGGGATCATTGTTATTCTGATTGTACGTAATTTAAGTAATTTTTTGGGTTTAACGACACTAGATTGGATTATGGCGCAGACCCTTGATTGGGGATTTCTTGCCCTGATCATTATCTTCCAGCCAGAAATAAGGCGTGCACTAGAGCAATTAGGTAGAGGAAAGTTATTTTCAAGGGGAACAATGCAGGAAGAAGAAGAGCAATCAAGAATTATTGATGCAATTGTGACTGCCACAAGTTATATGGCTAAACGCCGAATAGGTGCTTTAATATCCATAGAAAGAGAAACGGGATTAGGTGATTACATAGAAACGGGCATTCCATTGAATTCTGCGATTTCTTCAGAATTACTGATTAATATTTTTATCCCTAATACACCTTTACATGACGGGGCAGTGATTTTACAAAAGAATCAAGTGGCAGCTGCGGCTTGTTATCTTCCTCTATCGGAAAGTCCCTTTATTTCGAAAGAGTTGGGAACAAGGCATCGTGCTGCAATAGGAATAAGTGAAGTAACAGATAGTTTAACCATTGTGGTATCTGAAGAAACAGGTGCGATCTCATTAACAAAAAATAGTGAACTACACCGTGATTTAAAGATTGAACAGTTCAAGGAACTTCTTCAAAAAGAATTTATGGTTTCTATGAATAAGCAAGCTTCCTCATCAATATGGAATTGGAGGGTGAAGAAGCGTGGATAA
- a CDS encoding anti-sigma factor family protein, giving the protein MRTKLNTCSEEMILYMHEYMDGDISTEHEAILKKHLQSCQDCAKHFHELKKTSALIKSTSIITAPNDFASKVMARLPKEKRKVEVKRWFSRHPFLAAASLFIILMGGSIFSFWNNNQEFSFTKQPNLQVENHTVIVPKGETIKGDLIVKNGDLRIEGKVEGDVTVINGDQYMASAGNVTGDIKEINEMFDWLWYQIKNGGKEVISLFN; this is encoded by the coding sequence ATGAGAACGAAATTGAATACTTGTTCTGAAGAAATGATTCTCTATATGCATGAATATATGGATGGAGATATATCCACAGAGCATGAAGCAATTCTGAAGAAACATCTTCAATCATGCCAAGACTGTGCAAAACACTTCCATGAATTAAAAAAGACAAGTGCATTAATAAAGAGTACCTCAATAATCACTGCACCAAATGACTTTGCATCAAAGGTAATGGCAAGATTGCCAAAAGAAAAGCGGAAAGTCGAAGTCAAAAGATGGTTCTCCCGTCATCCATTCTTGGCTGCGGCATCGTTATTTATTATTTTAATGGGTGGTAGTATATTCTCCTTTTGGAATAATAATCAGGAATTCTCTTTTACAAAGCAACCTAATTTACAAGTTGAAAACCACACAGTCATCGTCCCAAAGGGGGAAACGATTAAAGGTGATCTCATTGTAAAAAATGGAGATTTAAGAATAGAGGGAAAGGTTGAAGGGGATGTAACGGTTATTAATGGGGATCAATATATGGCATCAGCCGGAAATGTAACTGGAGATATTAAAGAAATAAATGAAATGTTTGATTGGTTATGGTATCAAATAAAAAATGGTGGCAAGGAAGTTATCAGTTTATTTAACTGA
- the rocF gene encoding arginase, with the protein MTKKISILGVPMDLGQARRGVNMGPSAIRYADVIERLERLGYEVADHGDIEIGAAERLQDPETNMKNLKAVADANAILESKVNEIVKEGDFPLVFGGDHSIAIGTLAGVSKHYSNLGVIWYDAHGDLNIADTSPSGNIHGMPLAASLGHGHPTLTEIGGYSPKVKHENIVIIGARDLDEGEKELIKDKGIKVYTMHEIDRLGMTKVMEETISYLKDKTDGVHLSLDLDALDPSDCPGVGTPVLGGISYRESHLAMEMLAESGMITSAEFVEVNPILDERNRTAMVAVALMGSLFGEKLL; encoded by the coding sequence ATGACAAAAAAAATATCTATTCTTGGTGTTCCAATGGATTTAGGTCAAGCACGTAGAGGAGTCAATATGGGACCTAGTGCGATTCGCTATGCTGATGTAATTGAACGTTTAGAAAGGCTAGGTTATGAGGTAGCTGATCATGGTGATATAGAGATCGGTGCAGCTGAACGACTACAAGATCCAGAAACAAATATGAAAAATTTGAAAGCGGTTGCGGATGCAAATGCAATCCTTGAATCAAAGGTCAATGAAATAGTAAAAGAGGGAGATTTCCCATTAGTCTTTGGTGGTGATCATAGTATTGCTATTGGGACGTTAGCAGGTGTTTCAAAGCATTATAGTAATCTAGGAGTTATTTGGTATGATGCTCATGGGGATTTAAATATTGCTGATACGTCACCTTCGGGGAATATACATGGAATGCCATTGGCGGCAAGTCTTGGGCATGGACATCCAACTTTAACAGAAATAGGGGGATATAGTCCGAAAGTAAAGCACGAAAATATTGTCATTATCGGTGCAAGAGACCTGGATGAAGGGGAAAAGGAACTGATTAAAGATAAAGGAATTAAAGTATATACTATGCACGAAATTGACCGTTTAGGTATGACAAAAGTGATGGAGGAGACAATTAGTTATCTAAAGGATAAAACAGATGGTGTTCATTTATCTCTTGACTTAGATGCATTAGACCCTAGTGATTGTCCTGGTGTGGGGACACCTGTTTTAGGGGGAATTAGTTATCGGGAAAGCCATTTAGCAATGGAGATGTTAGCAGAATCAGGTATGATCACATCTGCAGAATTTGTTGAAGTAAATCCGATACTGGATGAAAGGAATCGCACAGCGATGGTTGCAGTCGCCTTAATGGGTTCATTGTTTGGAGAAAAATTATTATAA
- a CDS encoding CdaR family protein, which yields MDKFMDNKWFIRIVALFLALLLYVSVSIENNDKNKDVKQKVENDVVENMPVELIYDQQNFVVTGAPETVDVTIDGPKSLVKTTKNLKDFTVYIDLSNAEIGKQRVKLKYKDLSDKLTAKISPAYATVDVQEKVTKEFKVDAEFNTNLLASGFESESPIVDPKVVKITGAKNVIDQITYVKATIDAKKEINQTITRNAKVQVLDKSLNKLDVEVDQDTVEVTIPVKNPSKTVPITVNPIGDEKDGVVINSITTEPKSIKIYGRNDVLKDIKALSVDVDISKYDKDTEFDVHLKVPKGVNKIEPEVVRVKLNISDKEEEKTIRDIQVSSTGMNENYTMQFLSPANGMVDLTVMGTSNSLKAISANDFNILMDLSGLAPGDHDVNLKVEGPNDVSWELSNKTVKIRLTEKEDENI from the coding sequence GTGGATAAATTTATGGATAATAAATGGTTTATTAGAATTGTTGCTTTATTCCTCGCCTTGCTTCTTTATGTATCGGTGAGTATTGAAAATAATGATAAGAATAAAGATGTGAAACAAAAGGTAGAAAATGACGTTGTTGAAAACATGCCGGTCGAACTTATCTATGATCAACAAAATTTTGTTGTCACTGGTGCACCAGAAACGGTTGATGTAACGATAGATGGACCAAAAAGTTTAGTAAAAACAACAAAAAATCTTAAGGATTTCACGGTTTATATTGATTTGAGTAATGCTGAGATTGGAAAGCAACGAGTGAAGCTTAAATATAAGGATTTATCGGATAAGTTAACCGCTAAAATTTCACCTGCCTATGCAACCGTTGATGTCCAGGAGAAAGTAACAAAAGAATTTAAAGTAGATGCAGAATTTAATACGAATCTTTTAGCTAGTGGTTTTGAGTCTGAAAGTCCTATTGTTGATCCAAAAGTAGTAAAGATTACTGGTGCCAAAAATGTGATTGATCAAATAACATATGTTAAAGCAACGATTGATGCGAAGAAGGAAATTAACCAAACAATCACACGAAATGCTAAGGTTCAAGTTTTAGACAAGTCTTTGAATAAGCTGGATGTAGAGGTTGATCAAGATACTGTAGAAGTGACGATTCCAGTAAAGAATCCGAGTAAAACCGTCCCAATTACAGTGAACCCCATTGGTGATGAAAAAGATGGTGTAGTGATTAACAGCATCACGACAGAGCCAAAAAGCATCAAGATTTATGGACGTAATGATGTATTAAAAGATATCAAGGCGTTAAGTGTTGATGTAGATATAAGTAAATATGATAAGGACACTGAATTTGATGTTCATTTAAAAGTGCCTAAAGGTGTAAACAAAATTGAACCAGAAGTCGTCAGGGTCAAGTTAAATATTAGTGATAAAGAAGAAGAAAAAACGATACGCGATATCCAGGTAAGTAGTACAGGAATGAATGAAAACTATACAATGCAATTTTTATCACCTGCCAATGGAATGGTGGATTTGACAGTAATGGGCACGAGCAATTCGTTAAAGGCTATCAGTGCAAACGACTTTAATATATTGATGGATTTGTCAGGTCTAGCCCCAGGCGATCATGATGTTAATTTAAAGGTTGAAGGACCAAATGATGTGTCATGGGAGCTGTCGAATAAAACAGTGAAAATTCGCTTAACAGAGAAGGAAGACGAAAATATTTAA
- a CDS encoding Tn7-like element transposition protein TnsE produces the protein MAGYKFESFIQMIKVLSNHFLNLSISMNIVFLPFNRSFSFLPNGMRRAALIVKINNNGKINYIEAAAPDNYSLSTLIVPSLGSQEKDEKMIRTLLNNIVNASGRWKKDFMGEFSHIKLKHLKQTHEICAKRMYKCL, from the coding sequence ATTGCAGGTTACAAGTTTGAAAGTTTTATTCAAATGATTAAGGTTCTTTCCAATCACTTTTTGAATCTAAGTATTTCAATGAATATAGTATTTCTACCATTTAATAGGAGTTTCTCATTTCTCCCAAACGGAATGAGAAGAGCAGCACTTATTGTTAAAATTAACAATAATGGTAAAATAAATTATATCGAAGCAGCAGCACCAGATAATTATTCACTTTCAACATTGATTGTTCCTTCTTTAGGTAGTCAAGAAAAAGATGAGAAAATGATCAGAACACTCTTGAATAATATAGTAAATGCTAGTGGTAGGTGGAAGAAAGATTTCATGGGAGAATTTTCTCACATTAAGTTAAAACACTTAAAACAGACTCATGAAATATGCGCGAAACGGATGTATAAATGTTTGTAA
- a CDS encoding cation diffusion facilitator family transporter has translation MLEVLRLLKHGNKSAMLAAIVNAVISIIKGIAFFFTGNVAMFAETMHSLGDAANQFFVFIGSALSKKAPTDRFPNGFGRLVNLVLLGAVLIVGIMSYETIKEGFHHIVKPTASEGFLINVLVLGAAVILEGFVLFKAMREILHDAGEEAKGPSIFFKSFKHLGKAKPATKLVFMEDTVATLGGLLAVVAVTISHFTAFHQAEGIASVLIGIMMFFVVGKVFLDNAAGALGEADEEMEEKIGNLVMQDPGVKDIQDITVVKEGEDLHVELEIEVDPTLTVAEADDIKDRLEERIMAEKGVADVIIEFDEDDGVSKWEEDNKEETK, from the coding sequence ATGTTAGAGGTATTAAGGCTATTAAAGCATGGGAATAAATCAGCCATGCTCGCTGCTATTGTGAATGCAGTTATTTCAATTATAAAGGGAATTGCATTTTTCTTTACTGGAAATGTGGCTATGTTTGCTGAAACTATGCATAGCTTAGGAGATGCTGCCAATCAATTTTTTGTCTTTATTGGATCCGCACTAAGTAAAAAGGCTCCGACCGATCGATTTCCAAATGGTTTTGGACGGCTTGTTAATTTAGTATTACTAGGGGCAGTATTAATTGTTGGGATTATGTCTTATGAAACGATTAAGGAAGGCTTTCATCATATAGTAAAGCCAACAGCTTCTGAAGGGTTTCTAATTAATGTTCTAGTTCTTGGAGCAGCTGTTATCCTTGAAGGGTTTGTCTTATTTAAGGCAATGCGAGAGATCCTTCATGATGCTGGAGAAGAAGCAAAGGGTCCAAGCATTTTTTTTAAAAGCTTTAAGCATTTAGGAAAAGCAAAGCCTGCTACGAAATTAGTCTTTATGGAGGATACAGTGGCCACATTAGGTGGGCTACTAGCAGTTGTTGCGGTTACAATATCCCATTTTACTGCATTCCACCAAGCAGAAGGAATCGCATCTGTATTAATCGGGATTATGATGTTTTTTGTTGTTGGAAAGGTATTCTTAGATAATGCTGCAGGGGCTTTAGGGGAAGCAGACGAAGAAATGGAAGAGAAAATTGGCAACTTAGTAATGCAAGACCCTGGCGTTAAAGATATACAAGATATCACAGTCGTTAAAGAGGGAGAGGACCTCCACGTTGAACTTGAAATTGAAGTTGATCCAACTTTAACAGTAGCAGAAGCTGATGATATCAAAGACCGCTTAGAAGAGAGAATCATGGCCGAGAAGGGTGTAGCCGATGTGATTATTGAATTCGATGAGGATGATGGAGTTTCTAAGTGGGAAGAAGATAATAAAGAAGAAACCAAGTAA